A window of the Tiliqua scincoides isolate rTilSci1 chromosome 5, rTilSci1.hap2, whole genome shotgun sequence genome harbors these coding sequences:
- the LOC136652296 gene encoding LOW QUALITY PROTEIN: up-regulator of cell proliferation-like (The sequence of the model RefSeq protein was modified relative to this genomic sequence to represent the inferred CDS: inserted 2 bases in 1 codon; substituted 1 base at 1 genomic stop codon) has product MAFDTLRWAGGKFWAFLQKPPDPDLDDTAAQDVISEEEYASERVMGFLMKLGLNKRNSKKLSMGEVLEINSETLKNVTPETLQDLPWHFLRKLMALNGTARNTGLMHKVEEVSCVNEEAEVGSEVFSLREVASAVSVNPLDVLCAILLCSESFLQQEIFLKMSMCQFAFPLILPPPXCSQMHXFILWGMRDIVKKWRPHSLAESRGFREESLVLTSMPTISFVRMGSCSLSKSKLLNEVLSPPQQHHDFFVHRDMECGNVPREISDGLVEISCYFPGGRENSDLFPDPVAVLNLRGDVESHWTQFSFLTEVSSAVFIVTESICDKEYEMLLKLRESECKYYFILNPEGGKSNETLGFLNQLAPVLNMNKSQLLVKGRSQNTTEFVKTLQSTVKNILNSHQKKVSMEEMAKVGQELGMQVDEDTTGCRNGISHATEIVEEIVDVPRYKEKMLRLQGDLWKSVAKVEKELCRMKDQADTPTEDYRSQLNKKRMDLRVQQNQCDLTNGITKFINGIQNLHQEEKHYFLKWMKFRLDCIARENLSRLREEYKEKNSCAETDPQQLAELDKLISTSSLGVEHFMRELGQFYEAECAMVKEGNISEEQRQFVHLPGIAADLMLEGFPVELIDGDASNIPLSWIIDVMTELHKKLGGQSKMMVITVLGVQSTGKSTLLNTMFGLQFAVSSGRCTRGAFMTLLRVTGNLQAETGCDFILVIDTEGLKAPELAKLEDSYEHDNELATLVIGLSDITIVNLAMENATEMKDILQIVVHAFLRMEDTGHRQNCQFVHQNVSDVSAHDQNMRDRKRLLEQLNEMTKAAARMEKQGREVTFSDIMDYVPEKHNWYIPGLWHGVPPMAPVNMGYSETVSEFKRYLFEFMRNSSQNRPSKDIPQFVEWVKSLWNAVKHENFIFSFRNSLVVDAYNKLSVKYSEWEWDFRKEMHLWVSKAEANIQNHSLEDLEAGAFDKLRCEAQQKLSNGEQKMLACIQSYFESGEESLHLVEKYREDFIRSAKLLRDQLESYSVNKCQETILIMKGQSKVDNLQASYSKIVEGKVNKLLKECKECKCELNSEELKQEFENMWKVSLLELPPNSLTRRDIRRDIGYQLRRDLKRRGSLVNQVFQDLSCTSVTHRTPFKMKKKYLNTSWFKGLFTDYVSVAQEFANILIEICRSYVEEKCSTKGDYDETYCQELLNIINDKLQGKDFQKFHFAPHFEVELKYYILEEAAERFQKMHNDFFKANDPRQHLENVKPHYFSIFKDLYYEKDACQKRAKDFCDLCLKPALVDHLNKRLGIEIVDDFLSSGQSIQYGSRSFFQFTVQKSLLEKGNFKDYVKYINQYTAFVNSWIQTHLLEHYRQREDLAVLERRVLSPVIKKTREALKSHADQTLAEFLECFRHEMREELVISKESLDVVLFNNDAKTEPFSEEVQACIPEVNEDILSERSEMNVETVFSNISFKPQEEIFKRVFGCGEQCPFCKVPCEAGGGSHQEHFASIHRPQGLGWFRYDETNKLVYSICSSDVCSNTSFKNVDTGGEWHPYKEYRTYYPNWRIQPDSSISASDYWKFVFNEFNQQFADKYAAKCADLPDDWKRITKEQALKSVQEAFNVK; this is encoded by the exons AAAGAGTTATGGGCTTCCTAATGAAGCTGGGTCttaacaagagaaacagcaagaaGCTCTCCATGGGAGAAGTCCTGGAAATCAACTCGGAAACACTGAAGAATGTCACTCCTGAGACTTTACAAGATCTACCTTGGCACTTCTTGAGAAAATTGATGGCCCTCAATGGCACAGCCAGGAATACTGGCCTTATGCACAAGGTTGAAGAAGTTTCATGTGTGAATGAGGAAGCTGAAGTAGGAAGTGAGGTGTTTTCTCTGAGGGAAGTAGCTTCAGCAGTTTCTGTCAACCCCCTTGATGTCCTCTGTGCCATCCTGCTTTGCTCAGAAAGCTTCCTTCAGCAGGAGATCTTCCTCAAAATGTCCATGTGCCAGTTTGCGTTCCctttgattctcccccccccttgatgTTCCCAAATGCA ATTCATCCTATGGGGCATGAGGGACATAGTGAAAAAATGGAGGCCCCACTCCCTTGCAGAGAGCAGAGGCTTCCGAGAGGAGAGCCTGGTGCTGACCTCCATGCCAACCATTTCCTTTGTGCGAATGGGAAGCTGCAGTCTCTCCAAATCTAAACTCCTCAATGAGGTCCTCAGTCCCCCTCAACAGCACCATGATTTCTTTGTACACCGTGATATGGAGTGTGGGAATGTCCCTCGAGAGATCAGTGATGGCTTGGTAGAAATCTCCTGCTACTTTCCTGGTGGGAGGGAAAATTCAGATCTTTTTCCAGATCCAGTTGCAGTTCTAAACCTCCGTGGAGATGTTGAGTCACATTGGACACAGTTTAGCTTTTTAACAGAAGTATCCTCAGCTGTGTTTATAGTAACTGAGAGCATCTGTGACAAAGAATATGAAATGCTATTGAAACTCCGGGAATCAGAATGTAAATACTATTTTATCTTGAACCCTGAAGGTGGAAAATCAAATGAAACACTGGGGTTCCTCAACCAATTAGCTCCAGTGCTGAACATGAACAAGTCACAGCTCCTGGTGAAAGGAAGAAGCCAAAATACCACAGAATTTGTGAAGACACTTCAGTCAACTGTAAAGAACATATTGAACTCCCATCAAAAGAAGGTCAGTATGGAAGAAATGGCCAAGGTAGGCCAAGAACTGGGGATGCAGGTAGATGAGGATACAACTGGCTGTCGCAATGGGATTTCACATGCTACAGAAATTGTTGAGGAAATAGTAGATGTTCCAAGGTACAAAGAGAAAATGCTGAGACTCCAAGGGGATTTGTGGAAAAGTGTGGCCAAAGTGGAGAAAGAGCTGTGCAGGATGAAAGACCAAGCAGATACCCCAACAGAAGATTACAGGTCACAGCTTAACAAGAAAAGGATGGATTTACGAGTACAGCAGAATCAATGTGACCTTACTAATGGGATCACAAAATTTATTAATGGAATACAGAATCTTCATCAAGAGGAGAAACATTACTTCCTAAAATGGATGAAGTTCCGCTTGGATTGTATCGCTCGGGAAAACCTGTCAAGATTACGGGAAGAATATAAAGAGAAAAACAGCTGTGCTGAAACAGATCCACAGCAATTAGCAGAGTTGGATAAATTAATTTCCACTAgttccctgggggtggaacactTTATGCGGGAGTTGGGGCAGTTCTATGAGGCAGAATGTGCAATGGTAAAGGAAGGCAATATATCAGAGGAGCAAAGGCAATTTGTCCACCTGCCAGGAATAGCTGCTGACCTGATGCTGGAAGGGTTCCCAGTGGAGCTCATTGATGGAGATGCATCCAACATCCCTCTGAGCTGGATAATCGATGTTATGACTGAGCTCCATAAGAAACTAGGAGGTCAGTCCAAAATGATGGTGATCACTGTGctgggggtgcagagcactgggAAGTCCACCCTTCTCAATACCATGTTTGGGCTGCAGTTTGCTGTGAGCAGCGGCCGATGCACACGAGGGGCATTCATGACCCTCCTTAGAGTCACAGGGAACTTGCAGGCAGAAACTGGCTGTGATTTCATCCTGGTGATAGACACAGAAGGCTTGAAGGCCCCTGAACTGGCCAAACTGGAGGACAGCTATGAACACGACAATGAACTGGCCACCCTGGTGATTGGACTGAGTGACATAACTATCGTGAACCTGGCTATGGAGAATGCCACAGAGATGAAGGACATCCTGCAGATCGTAGTCCATGCATTTCTGAGGATGGAGGACACGGGACACAGACAGAACTGCCAGTTTGTCCACCAGAATGTCAGTGATGTGTCTGCCCATGATCAGAATATGAGAGACAGGAAACGCCTCCTGGAGCAGCTCAATGAAATGACCAAAGCTGCAGCAAGAATGGAGAAACAAGGCCGGGAAGTGACCTTTTCAGACATTATGGACTATGTTCCAGAGAAACACAACTGGTACATCCCTGGCTTGTGGCATGGAGTCCCACCCATGGCACCAGTGAATATGGGATACAGTGAAACTGTATCTGAGTTTAAGAGGTACCTATTTGAATTCATGAGAAATTCCTCTCAAAACAGACCCTCTAAAGACATCCCTCAGTTTGTTGAATGGGTCAAGAGCCTGTGGAATGCCGTGAAACATGAAAACTTCATCTTCAGCTTCCGGAATAGCCTTGTCGTGGATGCCTATAATAAACTCTCAGTGAAATATTCAGAATGGGAGTGGGATTTTCGGAAGGAGATGCATCTCTGGGTGTCCAAGGCTGAAGCCAACATTCAGAATCATTCCCTAGAAGATTTAGAAGCTGGTGCATTTGATAAGTTAAGGTGTGAAGCACAacagaaattgtccaatggagAGCAAAAGATGTTGGCGTGCATACAGAGTTATTTTGAGAGTGGTGAAGAGAGCTTACACCTTGTAGAAAAGTACAGAGAAGACTTTATCAGAAGTGCAAAGTTGCTCCGGGACCAGCTGGAGAGCTATTCAGTGAACAAGTGTCAGGAGACAATCCTTATAATGAAGGGACAAAGTAAGGTAGATAATCTGCAAGCCAGCTACTCCAAAATTGTGGAAGGAAAGGTGAACAAGCTCTTGAAAGAGTGTAAAGAGTGTAAATGCGAGCTTAACTCTGAGGAACTCAAACAGGAATTTGAGAACATGTGGAAAGTATCCTTACTGGAATTACCGCCAAACAGTTTAACTCGTCGTGACATTCGTAGAGATATCGGCTATCAGCTTAGAAGAGATTTGAAACGTCGGGGCAGTTTGGTCAATCAGGTGTTTCAGGATTTATCCTGCACTTCAGTCACTCACAGAACCCCattcaaaatgaaaaagaaatatttaaacacATCATGGTTTAAAGGTTTGTTCACAGATTATGTAAGCGTTGCACAGGAATTTGCTAATATCCTGATAGAAATTTGTAGAAGTTACGTTGAAGAGAAATGTAGTACAAAAGGGGACTATGATGAAACATATTGCCAGGAATTGCTGAATATAATCAATGATAAGCTTCAAGGAAAGGATTTTCAGAAATTTCATTTTGCCCCACACTTTGAAGTGGAACTGAAATATTACATATTGGAAGAAGCAGCTGAGAGGTTTCAGAAGATGCACAATGACTTCTTCAAGGCAAACGACCCCCGCCAGCATCTGGAAAATGTCAAGCCTCACTATTTCTCCATCTTCAAAGACCTTTATTATGAGAAGGATGCTTGTCAGAAGAGAGCCAAGGATTTTTGTGATCTGTGTCTGAAACCAGCTCTGGTGGACCACCTCAACAAGAGGCTGGGGATAGAAATAGTGGATGATTTTCTCAGCAGTGGACAGTCCATTCAGTATGGGAGTCGGAGTTTCTTTCAGTTCACTGTGCAGAAGTCATTGCTAGAGAAGGGAAACTTTAAGGATTATGTGAAGTATATAAATCAATATACAGCTTTTGTGAATTCTTGGATCCAAACACACCTGCTTGAGCATTACAGGCAGAGAGAAGACTTGGCTGTTTTGGAGAGAAGAGTCTTATCCCCTGTGATAAAGAAGACAAGAGAGGCTTTGAAGAGCCATGCAGATCAAACTTTGGCTGAATTCTTGGAGTGTTTCAGGCATGAGATGCGTGAAGAACTTGTCATTTCCAAAGAGTCTCTGGATGTTGTTCTCTTCAACAATGATGCTAAAACTGAACCTTTCTCAGAGGAGGTGCAGGCTTGTATCCCTGAGGTGAATGAGGACATTCTTTCAGAACGGTCTGAGATGAATGTGGAGACAGTTTTTTCAAACATTTCATTTAAGCCCCAGGAGGAGATCTTCAAGCGTGTTTTTGGCTGTGGGGAGCAGTGCCCCTTCTGCAAGGTCCCCTGTGAagctggagggggcagtcacCAGGAACACTTTGCATCAATCCATCGACCTCAAGGATTAGGATGGTTTAGATATGATGAAACCAACAAGCTTGTGTATTCGATATGCTCTTCTGATGTCTGCTCAAATACCAGTTTTAAAAATGTGGATACTGGTGGCGAATGGCATCCCTATAAAGAGTATCGTACTTACTACCCCAACTGGCGCATCCAGCCTGATTCCAGCATCTCAGCCTCGGATTACTGGAAGTTTGTGTTCAATGAGTTCAACCAACAGTTTGCTGACAAGTATGCTGCCAAATGTGCTGACCTCCCTGATGACTGGAAGAGAATAACCAAGGAGCAAGCACTGAAGAGCGTTCAAGAGGCCTTTAATGTGAAATAA